The following coding sequences lie in one Phalacrocorax aristotelis chromosome 2, bGulAri2.1, whole genome shotgun sequence genomic window:
- the LOC142052298 gene encoding uncharacterized protein LOC142052298 isoform X4, with the protein MAGQMQGAVTFEDVAVYLSRAEWDTLAEQQQELYHRVMLDNYELLTSLGYPGPKPDIVYRMERGEAPWVCMPQSPARQDRPGSPSPGCNGDRSWLEEPPSLWWPSAGGCCVPEEGMQRPCPGGQYRQWRLYSRRLLNKLTSVTALEEQNKNADPQEHLYGEGFQRSGQNGQCTLVEATFLPENRVVDLKETILKDHCYSTMSMTQLLPCAPQPCPLREHDYCRNSEVSASVFQDHEYCHVQIIPYQERVNKVTRLRKPQAMLHRLEKRGPQVGRIVRKSKQTVWFCKPCAKKQLACLRHSSDACCLSKPAISATVPPAKAEDNPAKGTSRAFCPAKQEAARCRPRSRGRSQGKMSEAPHRVVAAPPPSSAAVEMKKEATRPKVSIRRKAQRAQPIQTPDVKRNLKGQQLVNSNYESLRDAYKVVIRTVDHMLDSICQNLELSSFSQRGGFWPTIVQIDS; encoded by the exons ATGGCAGGGCAGATGCAG GGAGCTGTGACCTTCGAGGATGTCGCCGTGTACCTGAGCCGCGCCGAGTGGGACACCCTGgcggagcagcagcaggagctctACCACCGCGTCATGCTGGACAACTACGAGCTCCTGACGTCCCTGG GTTACCCTGGCCCCAAACCTGACATCGTGTACCGGATGGAGCGCGGGGAAGCGCCATGGGTCTGCATGCCGCAAAGCCCAGCGAGGCAGGACAGACCCGGCAGCCCCTCTCCAG GATGCAACGGGGACAGGAGCTGGCTGGAGGAGCCTCCCTCACTCTGGTGGCCCAGTGCTGGCGGGTGTTGTGTGCCGGAGGAAGGGATGCAGAGACCGTGCCCAG GAGGACAGTACAGGCAGTGGCGTCTCTACTCTAGAAGACTGCTGAACAAGCTCACATCCGTCACAG CGCTGGAAGAGCAGAACAAAAACGCAGATCCTCAGGAGCATCTGTATGGGGAGGGGTTTCAAAGGAGCGGCCAAAACGGTCAATGCACCTTGGTAGAAGCAACATTTCTCCCAGAAAATAGGGTTGTGGATCTGAAGGAGACTATTTTGAAAGACCACTGTTACTCCACAATGAGCATGACACAGCTCTTGCCTTGTGCCCCACAACCGTGTCCTCTGAGAGAACACGACTACTGCAGAAACAGCGAGGTTTCTGCCTCAGTGTTTCAGGACCACGAATACTGCCACGTGCAAATAATTCCTTACCAGGAGAGAGTTAATAAAGTTACTCGTCTTCGTAAGCCTCAGGCCATGCTTCACAGGCTGGAGAAGCGAGGACCCCAGGTAGGGCGAATCGTCAGGAAATCCAAGCAAACCGTGTGGTTTTGCAAGCCTTGCGCCAAAAAGCAGTTGGCGTGTCTCCGACATTCCTCCGACGCGTGCTGTCTTTCCAAACCTGCCATTTCAGCAACTGTTCCTCCTGCTAAGGCAGAAGACAACCCTGCAAAGGGAACGTCTAGGGCATTTTGTCCTGCAAAGCAGGAGGCTGCACGCTGCCGGCCACGGAGTCGGGGCAGGTCCCAAGGGAAGATGTCAGAAGCGCCTCATAGAGTGGTGGCTGCACCCCCACCCTCCAGTGCGGCTGTGGAGATGAAGAAGGAAGCGACACGCCCCAAGGTGTCCATTCGCCGCAAGGCACAGAGGGCACAGCCCATCCAGACCCCTGATGTTAAGCGAAATCTCAAAGGACAACAACTTGTTAATTCGAATTATGAATCGCTGCGTGATGCCTATAAAGTGGTGATACGGACCGTCGACCACATGTTGGACTCCATATGCCAGAACTTGGAGCTCAGCAGCTTCTCTCAGCGTGGGGGATTCTGGCCCACCATCGTTCAGATAGACAGCTGA
- the LOC142052298 gene encoding uncharacterized protein LOC142052298 isoform X2: protein MAGQMQGAVTFEDVAVYLSRAEWDTLAEQQQELYHRVMLDNYELLTSLGYPGPKPDIVYRMERGEAPWVCMPQSPARQDRPGSPSPGCNGDRSWLEEPPSLWWPSAGGCCVPEEGMQRPCPGGQYRQWRLYSRRLLNKLTSVTGRSELLVAAAAGGVQPAESREQARVDFGPGKEGAEGDNQGVMENVTQSRGFSPHPALEEQNKNADPQEHLYGEGFQRSGQNGQCTLVEATFLPENRVVDLKETILKDHCYSTMSMTQLLPCAPQPCPLREHDYCRNSEVSASVFQDHEYCHVQIIPYQERVNKVTRLRKPQAMLHRLEKRGPQVGRIVRKSKQTVWFCKPCAKKQLACLRHSSDACCLSKPAISATVPPAKAEDNPAKGTSRAFCPAKQEAARCRPRSRGRSQGKMSEAPHRVVAAPPPSSAAVEMKKEATRPKVSIRRKAQRAQPIQTPDVKRNLKGQQLVNSNYESLRDAYKVVIRTVDHMLDSICQNLELSSFSQRGGFWPTIVQIDS from the exons ATGGCAGGGCAGATGCAG GGAGCTGTGACCTTCGAGGATGTCGCCGTGTACCTGAGCCGCGCCGAGTGGGACACCCTGgcggagcagcagcaggagctctACCACCGCGTCATGCTGGACAACTACGAGCTCCTGACGTCCCTGG GTTACCCTGGCCCCAAACCTGACATCGTGTACCGGATGGAGCGCGGGGAAGCGCCATGGGTCTGCATGCCGCAAAGCCCAGCGAGGCAGGACAGACCCGGCAGCCCCTCTCCAG GATGCAACGGGGACAGGAGCTGGCTGGAGGAGCCTCCCTCACTCTGGTGGCCCAGTGCTGGCGGGTGTTGTGTGCCGGAGGAAGGGATGCAGAGACCGTGCCCAG GAGGACAGTACAGGCAGTGGCGTCTCTACTCTAGAAGACTGCTGAACAAGCTCACATCCGTCACAGGTAGGAGCGAGttgctggtggcagcagccgCTGGAGGAGTGCAGCCGGCAGAAAGCCGAGAGCAGGCACGGGTGGACTTTGGgcctgggaaggagggagcagagggtgATAATCAAGGAGTCATGGAAAATGTAACCCAAAGCAGAGGATTCTCACCTCATCCAGCGCTGGAAGAGCAGAACAAAAACGCAGATCCTCAGGAGCATCTGTATGGGGAGGGGTTTCAAAGGAGCGGCCAAAACGGTCAATGCACCTTGGTAGAAGCAACATTTCTCCCAGAAAATAGGGTTGTGGATCTGAAGGAGACTATTTTGAAAGACCACTGTTACTCCACAATGAGCATGACACAGCTCTTGCCTTGTGCCCCACAACCGTGTCCTCTGAGAGAACACGACTACTGCAGAAACAGCGAGGTTTCTGCCTCAGTGTTTCAGGACCACGAATACTGCCACGTGCAAATAATTCCTTACCAGGAGAGAGTTAATAAAGTTACTCGTCTTCGTAAGCCTCAGGCCATGCTTCACAGGCTGGAGAAGCGAGGACCCCAGGTAGGGCGAATCGTCAGGAAATCCAAGCAAACCGTGTGGTTTTGCAAGCCTTGCGCCAAAAAGCAGTTGGCGTGTCTCCGACATTCCTCCGACGCGTGCTGTCTTTCCAAACCTGCCATTTCAGCAACTGTTCCTCCTGCTAAGGCAGAAGACAACCCTGCAAAGGGAACGTCTAGGGCATTTTGTCCTGCAAAGCAGGAGGCTGCACGCTGCCGGCCACGGAGTCGGGGCAGGTCCCAAGGGAAGATGTCAGAAGCGCCTCATAGAGTGGTGGCTGCACCCCCACCCTCCAGTGCGGCTGTGGAGATGAAGAAGGAAGCGACACGCCCCAAGGTGTCCATTCGCCGCAAGGCACAGAGGGCACAGCCCATCCAGACCCCTGATGTTAAGCGAAATCTCAAAGGACAACAACTTGTTAATTCGAATTATGAATCGCTGCGTGATGCCTATAAAGTGGTGATACGGACCGTCGACCACATGTTGGACTCCATATGCCAGAACTTGGAGCTCAGCAGCTTCTCTCAGCGTGGGGGATTCTGGCCCACCATCGTTCAGATAGACAGCTGA
- the LOC142052298 gene encoding uncharacterized protein LOC142052298 isoform X1, translated as MAGQMQGAVTFEDVAVYLSRAEWDTLAEQQQELYHRVMLDNYELLTSLGYPGPKPDIVYRMERGEAPWVCMPQSPARQDRPGSPSPGCNGDRSWLEEPPSLWWPSAGGCCVPEEGMQRPCPAGGQYRQWRLYSRRLLNKLTSVTGRSELLVAAAAGGVQPAESREQARVDFGPGKEGAEGDNQGVMENVTQSRGFSPHPALEEQNKNADPQEHLYGEGFQRSGQNGQCTLVEATFLPENRVVDLKETILKDHCYSTMSMTQLLPCAPQPCPLREHDYCRNSEVSASVFQDHEYCHVQIIPYQERVNKVTRLRKPQAMLHRLEKRGPQVGRIVRKSKQTVWFCKPCAKKQLACLRHSSDACCLSKPAISATVPPAKAEDNPAKGTSRAFCPAKQEAARCRPRSRGRSQGKMSEAPHRVVAAPPPSSAAVEMKKEATRPKVSIRRKAQRAQPIQTPDVKRNLKGQQLVNSNYESLRDAYKVVIRTVDHMLDSICQNLELSSFSQRGGFWPTIVQIDS; from the exons ATGGCAGGGCAGATGCAG GGAGCTGTGACCTTCGAGGATGTCGCCGTGTACCTGAGCCGCGCCGAGTGGGACACCCTGgcggagcagcagcaggagctctACCACCGCGTCATGCTGGACAACTACGAGCTCCTGACGTCCCTGG GTTACCCTGGCCCCAAACCTGACATCGTGTACCGGATGGAGCGCGGGGAAGCGCCATGGGTCTGCATGCCGCAAAGCCCAGCGAGGCAGGACAGACCCGGCAGCCCCTCTCCAG GATGCAACGGGGACAGGAGCTGGCTGGAGGAGCCTCCCTCACTCTGGTGGCCCAGTGCTGGCGGGTGTTGTGTGCCGGAGGAAGGGATGCAGAGACCGTGCCCAG CAGGAGGACAGTACAGGCAGTGGCGTCTCTACTCTAGAAGACTGCTGAACAAGCTCACATCCGTCACAGGTAGGAGCGAGttgctggtggcagcagccgCTGGAGGAGTGCAGCCGGCAGAAAGCCGAGAGCAGGCACGGGTGGACTTTGGgcctgggaaggagggagcagagggtgATAATCAAGGAGTCATGGAAAATGTAACCCAAAGCAGAGGATTCTCACCTCATCCAGCGCTGGAAGAGCAGAACAAAAACGCAGATCCTCAGGAGCATCTGTATGGGGAGGGGTTTCAAAGGAGCGGCCAAAACGGTCAATGCACCTTGGTAGAAGCAACATTTCTCCCAGAAAATAGGGTTGTGGATCTGAAGGAGACTATTTTGAAAGACCACTGTTACTCCACAATGAGCATGACACAGCTCTTGCCTTGTGCCCCACAACCGTGTCCTCTGAGAGAACACGACTACTGCAGAAACAGCGAGGTTTCTGCCTCAGTGTTTCAGGACCACGAATACTGCCACGTGCAAATAATTCCTTACCAGGAGAGAGTTAATAAAGTTACTCGTCTTCGTAAGCCTCAGGCCATGCTTCACAGGCTGGAGAAGCGAGGACCCCAGGTAGGGCGAATCGTCAGGAAATCCAAGCAAACCGTGTGGTTTTGCAAGCCTTGCGCCAAAAAGCAGTTGGCGTGTCTCCGACATTCCTCCGACGCGTGCTGTCTTTCCAAACCTGCCATTTCAGCAACTGTTCCTCCTGCTAAGGCAGAAGACAACCCTGCAAAGGGAACGTCTAGGGCATTTTGTCCTGCAAAGCAGGAGGCTGCACGCTGCCGGCCACGGAGTCGGGGCAGGTCCCAAGGGAAGATGTCAGAAGCGCCTCATAGAGTGGTGGCTGCACCCCCACCCTCCAGTGCGGCTGTGGAGATGAAGAAGGAAGCGACACGCCCCAAGGTGTCCATTCGCCGCAAGGCACAGAGGGCACAGCCCATCCAGACCCCTGATGTTAAGCGAAATCTCAAAGGACAACAACTTGTTAATTCGAATTATGAATCGCTGCGTGATGCCTATAAAGTGGTGATACGGACCGTCGACCACATGTTGGACTCCATATGCCAGAACTTGGAGCTCAGCAGCTTCTCTCAGCGTGGGGGATTCTGGCCCACCATCGTTCAGATAGACAGCTGA
- the LOC142052302 gene encoding uncharacterized protein LOC142052302, whose protein sequence is MTELASPTGENPFAFPGGEEGLGDEKALVIHSQADEEAEKEFKCILCGECFGQQPSLARHQKHHAGERAFICAECGKAFSLKHNLIIHQRIHTGERPYQCGVCQKSFSLKQNLLTHQRIHSGEKPFSCQRCGKRFREQRFLLNHQRTHAEDRPGTAAEVRPGGSRSPEPNEATGSAFACAQCGKGFSCRSSLATHQRSHGGERPFACPDCGKTFSQKGSLKIHRRTHAGDTPFACTQCGESFAQKVNLTAHQRAHHGAEAALTE, encoded by the exons ATGACGGAGCTGGCTTCGCCCACGGGCGAGAACCCCTTCGCCTTCCCGGGCGGCGAGGAGGGCCTGGGGGATGAGAAGGCGCTGGTGATCCACAGCCAGGCAGACGAGGAGGCGGAGAAGGAGTTTAAGTGCATCCTCTGCGGGGAATGCTTCGGCCAGCAGCCCAGCCTCGCCCGGCACCAGAAGCACCACGCCGGGGAACGCGCCTTCATCTGCGCCGAGTGCGGCAAAGCCTTCAGCCTCAAGCACAACCTCATCATCCACCAGCGCATCCACACCGGGGAGCGTCCCTACCAGTGCGGCGTCTGCCAGAAGAGCTTCAGCCTCAAGCAGAACCTGCTCACCCACCAGCGCATCCACAGCGGCGAGAAGCCCTTCTCCTGCCAGCGCTGCGGGAAGCGCTTCCGCGAGCAGCGCTTCCTCCTCAACCACCAGCGCACCCACGCCGAGGACCGGCCCGGCACCGCCGCCGAGGTCCGGCCCGGCGGCAGCCGCTCACCGGAGCCAAATGAGGCGACCGGCAGCGCCTTCGCCTGCGCCCAGTGCGGGAAGGGCTTCAGCTGCCGGAGCAGCCTGGCCACGCACCAGCGCAGCCACGGTGGGGAGCGGCCCTTCGCCTGCCCCGACTGCGGCAAAACCTTCAGCCAAAAGGGTTCCCTGAAGATCCACCGGCGCACCCACGCCGGCGACACCCCCTTCGCCTGCACCCAGTGCGGCGAGAGCTTTGCCCAGAAGGTCAACCTCACCGCGCACCAGCGCGCCCACCACGGGGCCGAGGCCGCTCTCAC GGAATGA
- the LOC142053985 gene encoding uncharacterized protein LOC142053985 has protein sequence MSSGTEADFRVRSCSPQPGTAAQPPPLTSGAKVQPGSARRHRESLSRAAVPPRKAMRLWLLCGFAAAVALVAVAGADHDHGDSKKVARGREGPSVGGRRRPHRPCSGCFSVLSEESRSMSRRDGEDDEVQPGRRERARREDKEPARPVRRPGSVLLPRQEVLSARTVRRGAVLAAERSPMPGESWGPSHPQAVPWGPPGAPQP, from the exons ATGAGTTCTGGGACAGAGGCGGACTTCCGCGTCAG GAGCTGCTCCCCGCAGCCGGGCACCGCGGCGCAGCCTCCGCCGCTGACATCAGGGGCCAAGGTCCAGCCGGGGAGCGCACGGCGGCACCGGGAGAGCCTGAGCCGGGCAGCCGTGCCCCCGCGCAAGGCCATGAGGCTGTGGCTGCTCTGCGGCTTCGCCGCCGCCGTGGCCCTCGTGGCCGTGGCCGGAGCCGACCACGACCACGGCGACTCGAAGAAGGTCGCACGGGGGAGAGAg GGGCCAAGCGtcgggggccggcggcggccccACAGACCCTGCTCGGGGTGCTTCTCCGTCCTGAGCGAG GAGTCACGGTCGATGTCCCGGCGCGATGGCGAGGACGATGAGGTTCAGCCGGGCAGGCGG GAGAGAGCCAGGAGGGAGGACAAGGAACCGGCGCGGCCCGTGAGGCGCCCCGGCAGCGTCCTGCTGCCGCGACAG GAGGTGCTGAGCGCCCGGACGGTGCGGCGAGGAGCGGTGCTGGCAGCTGAGCGCAGCCCGATgccaggagagagctgggggcccagccacccccaggctgtGCCGTGGGGCCCCCCTGGTGCCCCCCAGCCCTGA
- the LOC142052298 gene encoding uncharacterized protein LOC142052298 isoform X5, whose amino-acid sequence MERGEAPWVCMPQSPARQDRPGSPSPGCNGDRSWLEEPPSLWWPSAGGCCVPEEGMQRPCPAGGQYRQWRLYSRRLLNKLTSVTGRSELLVAAAAGGVQPAESREQARVDFGPGKEGAEGDNQGVMENVTQSRGFSPHPALEEQNKNADPQEHLYGEGFQRSGQNGQCTLVEATFLPENRVVDLKETILKDHCYSTMSMTQLLPCAPQPCPLREHDYCRNSEVSASVFQDHEYCHVQIIPYQERVNKVTRLRKPQAMLHRLEKRGPQVGRIVRKSKQTVWFCKPCAKKQLACLRHSSDACCLSKPAISATVPPAKAEDNPAKGTSRAFCPAKQEAARCRPRSRGRSQGKMSEAPHRVVAAPPPSSAAVEMKKEATRPKVSIRRKAQRAQPIQTPDVKRNLKGQQLVNSNYESLRDAYKVVIRTVDHMLDSICQNLELSSFSQRGGFWPTIVQIDS is encoded by the exons ATGGAGCGCGGGGAAGCGCCATGGGTCTGCATGCCGCAAAGCCCAGCGAGGCAGGACAGACCCGGCAGCCCCTCTCCAG GATGCAACGGGGACAGGAGCTGGCTGGAGGAGCCTCCCTCACTCTGGTGGCCCAGTGCTGGCGGGTGTTGTGTGCCGGAGGAAGGGATGCAGAGACCGTGCCCAG CAGGAGGACAGTACAGGCAGTGGCGTCTCTACTCTAGAAGACTGCTGAACAAGCTCACATCCGTCACAGGTAGGAGCGAGttgctggtggcagcagccgCTGGAGGAGTGCAGCCGGCAGAAAGCCGAGAGCAGGCACGGGTGGACTTTGGgcctgggaaggagggagcagagggtgATAATCAAGGAGTCATGGAAAATGTAACCCAAAGCAGAGGATTCTCACCTCATCCAGCGCTGGAAGAGCAGAACAAAAACGCAGATCCTCAGGAGCATCTGTATGGGGAGGGGTTTCAAAGGAGCGGCCAAAACGGTCAATGCACCTTGGTAGAAGCAACATTTCTCCCAGAAAATAGGGTTGTGGATCTGAAGGAGACTATTTTGAAAGACCACTGTTACTCCACAATGAGCATGACACAGCTCTTGCCTTGTGCCCCACAACCGTGTCCTCTGAGAGAACACGACTACTGCAGAAACAGCGAGGTTTCTGCCTCAGTGTTTCAGGACCACGAATACTGCCACGTGCAAATAATTCCTTACCAGGAGAGAGTTAATAAAGTTACTCGTCTTCGTAAGCCTCAGGCCATGCTTCACAGGCTGGAGAAGCGAGGACCCCAGGTAGGGCGAATCGTCAGGAAATCCAAGCAAACCGTGTGGTTTTGCAAGCCTTGCGCCAAAAAGCAGTTGGCGTGTCTCCGACATTCCTCCGACGCGTGCTGTCTTTCCAAACCTGCCATTTCAGCAACTGTTCCTCCTGCTAAGGCAGAAGACAACCCTGCAAAGGGAACGTCTAGGGCATTTTGTCCTGCAAAGCAGGAGGCTGCACGCTGCCGGCCACGGAGTCGGGGCAGGTCCCAAGGGAAGATGTCAGAAGCGCCTCATAGAGTGGTGGCTGCACCCCCACCCTCCAGTGCGGCTGTGGAGATGAAGAAGGAAGCGACACGCCCCAAGGTGTCCATTCGCCGCAAGGCACAGAGGGCACAGCCCATCCAGACCCCTGATGTTAAGCGAAATCTCAAAGGACAACAACTTGTTAATTCGAATTATGAATCGCTGCGTGATGCCTATAAAGTGGTGATACGGACCGTCGACCACATGTTGGACTCCATATGCCAGAACTTGGAGCTCAGCAGCTTCTCTCAGCGTGGGGGATTCTGGCCCACCATCGTTCAGATAGACAGCTGA
- the LOC142052298 gene encoding uncharacterized protein LOC142052298 isoform X3, with protein MAGQMQGAVTFEDVAVYLSRAEWDTLAEQQQELYHRVMLDNYELLTSLGYPGPKPDIVYRMERGEAPWVCMPQSPARQDRPGSPSPGCNGDRSWLEEPPSLWWPSAGGCCVPEEGMQRPCPAGGQYRQWRLYSRRLLNKLTSVTALEEQNKNADPQEHLYGEGFQRSGQNGQCTLVEATFLPENRVVDLKETILKDHCYSTMSMTQLLPCAPQPCPLREHDYCRNSEVSASVFQDHEYCHVQIIPYQERVNKVTRLRKPQAMLHRLEKRGPQVGRIVRKSKQTVWFCKPCAKKQLACLRHSSDACCLSKPAISATVPPAKAEDNPAKGTSRAFCPAKQEAARCRPRSRGRSQGKMSEAPHRVVAAPPPSSAAVEMKKEATRPKVSIRRKAQRAQPIQTPDVKRNLKGQQLVNSNYESLRDAYKVVIRTVDHMLDSICQNLELSSFSQRGGFWPTIVQIDS; from the exons ATGGCAGGGCAGATGCAG GGAGCTGTGACCTTCGAGGATGTCGCCGTGTACCTGAGCCGCGCCGAGTGGGACACCCTGgcggagcagcagcaggagctctACCACCGCGTCATGCTGGACAACTACGAGCTCCTGACGTCCCTGG GTTACCCTGGCCCCAAACCTGACATCGTGTACCGGATGGAGCGCGGGGAAGCGCCATGGGTCTGCATGCCGCAAAGCCCAGCGAGGCAGGACAGACCCGGCAGCCCCTCTCCAG GATGCAACGGGGACAGGAGCTGGCTGGAGGAGCCTCCCTCACTCTGGTGGCCCAGTGCTGGCGGGTGTTGTGTGCCGGAGGAAGGGATGCAGAGACCGTGCCCAG CAGGAGGACAGTACAGGCAGTGGCGTCTCTACTCTAGAAGACTGCTGAACAAGCTCACATCCGTCACAG CGCTGGAAGAGCAGAACAAAAACGCAGATCCTCAGGAGCATCTGTATGGGGAGGGGTTTCAAAGGAGCGGCCAAAACGGTCAATGCACCTTGGTAGAAGCAACATTTCTCCCAGAAAATAGGGTTGTGGATCTGAAGGAGACTATTTTGAAAGACCACTGTTACTCCACAATGAGCATGACACAGCTCTTGCCTTGTGCCCCACAACCGTGTCCTCTGAGAGAACACGACTACTGCAGAAACAGCGAGGTTTCTGCCTCAGTGTTTCAGGACCACGAATACTGCCACGTGCAAATAATTCCTTACCAGGAGAGAGTTAATAAAGTTACTCGTCTTCGTAAGCCTCAGGCCATGCTTCACAGGCTGGAGAAGCGAGGACCCCAGGTAGGGCGAATCGTCAGGAAATCCAAGCAAACCGTGTGGTTTTGCAAGCCTTGCGCCAAAAAGCAGTTGGCGTGTCTCCGACATTCCTCCGACGCGTGCTGTCTTTCCAAACCTGCCATTTCAGCAACTGTTCCTCCTGCTAAGGCAGAAGACAACCCTGCAAAGGGAACGTCTAGGGCATTTTGTCCTGCAAAGCAGGAGGCTGCACGCTGCCGGCCACGGAGTCGGGGCAGGTCCCAAGGGAAGATGTCAGAAGCGCCTCATAGAGTGGTGGCTGCACCCCCACCCTCCAGTGCGGCTGTGGAGATGAAGAAGGAAGCGACACGCCCCAAGGTGTCCATTCGCCGCAAGGCACAGAGGGCACAGCCCATCCAGACCCCTGATGTTAAGCGAAATCTCAAAGGACAACAACTTGTTAATTCGAATTATGAATCGCTGCGTGATGCCTATAAAGTGGTGATACGGACCGTCGACCACATGTTGGACTCCATATGCCAGAACTTGGAGCTCAGCAGCTTCTCTCAGCGTGGGGGATTCTGGCCCACCATCGTTCAGATAGACAGCTGA